The Halopiger aswanensis nucleotide sequence TGATCGACGCCGCCGCGCGAGCGGAACCAGTTGGTGTAGGTCAGCGCCGAGGTGTCGCGCTCCCAGCGCTCGCCCTCGACGTCGTCGACGTACTCGCCGCGCTCGAGCAGCCGGGTGAAGAGCGCCGAGTCGTCGGCCCACGGGACGCTCAAGTCGGCGTCGTGTTTCCCCTTCAGCGTCCGCGTGATCACGCGGGTTGCGGGGTTCTTGACGAAGCCGATCAGCGGGACACCGCGGTCGACGAACTCCTCGACCAGCCGGACGTAGTTCTCGAGCACCGTCGTCGGCCGCGGATCCTCGAGCAGGAAGTCGGCGAGGTCGGGGTGTTGGTCGGCCCAGCGGAGCAGGCCGCGCGGGTAGAGGGGGCCGTCGAGGACGAGCAGGTCCTCGACCTCGTCGGCGTGGTCGCGGGCGTGGGTGCTCTCGGCGAGGTAGAGCGCCAGCGCGTGGACGACGCCCTCGGCGAACCGCGGCAGCGGCGGAATCTTCACCGCGCGGGATCGGCTGTAGCCCTCGTCGAACTTCCCCCACGTTTCGTCGACGGTCATCGTCTCGTCATTGGAGTGGACCGTCGCGACGACCGTCCGCGCGCGGTGGAGGTCCAGATCGGAGGGCGTCGCGCTCATGGCCGCCTGCGCGATGTCGATGACGAGCCCGTTCTTGAACGTCGTCGGGTTGATCGTCCCCGCGTCGAGGCCGTGCTCGGTGGGGAACTCCCGGTCCCGCAGCGCGACGTCCTCGCAGTCGACGAGCCGGCGGGCCCGCTCGTCGACCGGTTCGACGATCCGCCGGCCTTCTCGAGAGACGAGCGGATCGAGGAACTCCTCCCAGACCGTCTCGGCGAACGCGCGGCGGTCGTCGGCGTCGGCGCCGTGGTCGATCCGCCCCGCCAGCCGCGCGATGCCGTCGAAGTGGACCGGATCGAGCGTCATGAGAGGTGGCTCCCGCCCCACTGGCAAAAAGCCAGTGGTCGGGACCGTCCGGCCCGTTGACTCCTCGAGATGCTGGTATCGGGAGTCAGTGACCGCGAAACGGGAAGGCAGCTACTCGAGAAAGCGGGAGCGAACGTCGCCGGTCGGCATCATACACTGCTCTTTCTTGCCGAACAGGCGATAGCGGTTGGCGGCGACCAGATCGTACGCCAGATCGCGGATCGGACGCGGCAGGTACCGGAACGGGCCGAGCAGGGCGTACACGCCGCCGAGCAACTGCGCGATGCGGAGGACCGCGGCCGATTTCACGTAGCAGTCGTCGCCTTCGATCAGGACGATCGACTCGAGGTCGTCCGTCGGGAGGTCGTGCTCGGCGAGCAGTTCGGTCGCGACGTCGGACTGCAGCGAGGCGAAGTAGAACTGCTCGTCGGTGTCCCGCGGGACGAGAAACTGGACGAAGCCGTTACAGAGGTTGCAGACGCCGTCGAAGAGGACGATGGGGGCTTCGTCTGGGACGTCGGCGCTCATCGGGTATCGACCGTTGGGAGCGGCGGCAATTCAGGGTTCCGGTCACAACGCGGGTCGTCGTTCACCGCCGAAGGTGAGCGGTTTCGGTCGCCGGCGCAGCGTGAAACGATTCTTTCAGCGTTCAACAAACTTATGCCGGTCTACACGAGAGTCGCCACAGACGACTCTAGTAATGGTCCGCTCCCGTCCTTCCTCCGTTGCGCGATCCACGCTGTCGGCCGTACTGGATCGACTCTCGATCGCGATCCAGCGCCGCGTCGCGATCGACCCGCGTGCGCTCGCCACGTTCCGGATCGCGATCGGCGCGCTGCTCATCCTCGATCTGGCGCTCCGGGCGCGAAACCTCGGGACCTTCTACACGGACGCGGGCGTACTCCCGCTGCGAGCGCTGTTTTCGGATTACTCGCCGGTGTACTCCCTGCACGCGATCTCCGGGGCGGCGTGGGTGCAGGCGACGCTGTTCGCAATCGCGGGCGCGTTCGCCCTCGCGCTCCTGCTCGGCTACCGGACGCGGCTCGCGACGATCGTCTCGTGGCTGCTCCTGCTGTCGCTGCACGCCCGGAATCCGATGGTCCTCAACTCGGGCGATACCCTGCTACGAATGCTGCTGTTCTGGGGGGTATTCCTGCCGCTGGGTCAGCAGTGGTCGATCGACGCGCGGCGACTCGAGCGGGTCCGGGACGGGGAAGACGGAGCCGCCGACCAACCAGAGGACGGCGACGAATCGGGGGTTTCGGTGCCCGGAATCGTGAGCGTGCCGACGATGGCGATTCTGCTGCAGGTCCAGTTGATGTACCTGACCAACGCCGTCCACAAGACGCGAAGCGACAAGTGGATGGGCGGCGACGCGGTCGTCCACATCTTTCAGGCCGACCACCTCACGATTCTGCTCGGCGACGTCCTCGCAACCCAGCATGCGCTGCTGGAACTGTTCACCTACGCCTGGATGGCCGTCATTCTGCTTTCGCCGCTCTTACTCTTGCTCACCGGCGTCTGGCGTGCTGCCTTCGCGTCGGTCGTGATAGGGATGCACCTCGGGATGGCCACGACGCTGCAGATCGGGCTCTTCCCGCTGATCTCCGTCGGCGCCCTCCTACTGTTCTACCCGCCGATCGTCTGGGATACCGCGACCGCGCTCGCGACGCGAATCGGCATCGCGGCACCGCTTCGGCGGGGACTGGACCGTCTGCAGCGGACTGTGCCGCGGATCCCGCTGCCGGATACGCCGGCGGTTCCAGCAGCGACTGACCTGCCGGCGGCGACGCGAACGGCGATCGGAACCGCAGCGAGTCGCGGTCGCGTCCTGTTCTCGACGGTCGTTCCCTGGTTCCTTCTGGTGCTCGTCGTCCTCTCGAACGCCGAGGCGGTCGACTACGCCGAGGTACCGGATCCCGGCGACGAGGTGCTCGAGACGGTCAACGCCGACCAGAGCTGGCGGATGTTCGCGCCGGACCCGACCTCGACGACCAGATGGCTCGTCGCGCCGGCCGACCTCGAGGACGGCTCGCAGGTCGACGCGTTCAGCGGCGGCGAGGTCGACTGGGATCGGCCGCCGAGTGCAGACACGCTCTACGACACCGCCCGCGAGCGCAAGTACGTCTCGAACATGCGCTACGCCGACAACGAGAACCACCGCTCGTACTTCGCGAACTACCTCTGCGAGCGGTGGAACCGCAGCCACGAGACCGATCTCGAGAACGTGACGGTCTACGGGTTGACCGACAACGCAGGCCCGTACGACGACGAGCCGGATATTGCCGAGTACAAGAAAATCGAGTACGACTGTTCCGGGCCGTTCATCCAGAACGAGTGATCGGAGACGTTCCGTTTTCGGTTCGCCGACAACGACAGCTAGTTACGCCGGGCGGGAGACCCGTCGCACATGGACGCTGCACTGATCGTCCTCGACGGCTGGGGACTCGGTGATGACGACGAGTCGACCAGGAACGCGGTCGCTGCGGCCGACACGCCGACGTTCGACCGGCTGGCCGAGTCCGGCGCGTACGGCTCTCTGGAGGTCGCAGGCCGGCGCGTCGGCCTGCCGGACGGCCAGATGGGCAACAGCGAGGTCGGCCACCTCAATATCGGCGCCGGCCGGGTGGTCTACCAGGAGTACACCCGCATCTCGGACTCGATCGCCGACGGCTCCTTCCGGGAGAACGACGCGATCAACACGGCGTTCGACAACGCCCTCGCAAACGACGGCAAGATCCACTTCGTCGGACTGGTCAGCGACGGCGGGGTCCACTCCGATCACGAGCACCTCCACGCGCTGATCGAACTGGCCGGCGACCGCGACGTCGAGGCGGTTACCCACGCTATTACGGACGGCCGCGACACTTCACCGACGGGCGGTCGCGAGTACCTCTCGACGCTCGAGGACGTCGTCGACGAGCACGGGACGGGCCACGTCGCGACGGTCTCGGGCCGCTACTACGCGATGGACCGCGACCAGAACTGGGAGCGGACGAAGCGGGCCTACGACGCGATCGTCGAGCGGGAGGCAGAGCACTCGGCGGAATCGGCCGTTGCCGCCGTCGAACAGTCCTACGAGCGGGACGTGACCGACGAGTTCGTGGAGCCGACGCTCGTTGAGGATGGTCCAGCCCTCGAGGACGGTGACTCGGTCGTCTGGTTCAACTTCCGCTCCGACCGCGCTCGGCAACTCACGCGGATGCTCGCGGATATCCGCCCCGAGGACTGGGCCGACGAGTTCGATACCAGTCCGCCGGACGCGGAAGTCGTGATGATGACCCAGTACGACAAGACGTTCGACCTCCCCGTGGCGTACCCGCCGAACCAGCCCGAGCAGGTGCTGGGCGAGGTGCTGGCCGACGCGGACAAGACGCAACTGCGGATCGCCGAATCCGAGAAGTACGCCCACGTCACGTACTTCCTGAACGGCGGCCGCGAGGTCGAGTTCGACGGCGAAATCCGCCAAATTGTCGAAAGTCCGGACGTGCCGACCTACGACCAGCAGCCCGAGATGAGCGCACCCGAGGTCACGGATACCGCGATCGACGTCATCGAATCCGACGATCCGGACGTGCTCGTGCTCAACTACGCCAACCCCGACATGGTCGGTCACACCGGCGACTACGAGGCCGCCATCGAGGCCGTCGAAGCCGTCGACGAACAACTGGGACGACTCGTCGAAACGCTCGAGGCGTACGGTTCTCACGTTCTCATCACGGCCGATCACGGCAACGCTGACGATATGGGGACCGAAGAGGATCCCCACACGGCGCACACGTACAACGACGTGCCGCTCGTCTATCTGGCCCCCGACGGTTCCGACGGCGGCCGAACGATCCGCAAAGGCGGCACGCTCGCCGACATCGCTCCCACGCTGCTCGGACTCATCGGCGTCGACCAGCCGCCGGAGATGACCGGCGAACCGCTGCTCGAGTGACGGCGGACCGAGATCGATAGAGCTACCGGTTTCTCGGGAGCGAAACGTACGGAACATATCAACCTTCAAGCGGCCGATCGGCGGATGTCGGAGTGATTCACGACAGATGAGTCACTCCGCAACCGGTTCCGAGACCGACGCCGACGGCTCGGTCGTCGAGGAGTACGTCCTCGGCGTTCGCATCGTCGAAACCGACGGCCCCGACGAACGGTACCAGTTCGAAGCGCCCGAACACGCCGAGATCGCGTTCGATTCCCTCGAGGACGCCCGCCGGTACGCCGACGTCTACTTCGTCGTCAACGGCTTCGTCGAGGAGGGAACCGGCGACCGCGGCGTGCCGCCGGAAGTCATTCAGGGCGGCAGGGACACGCTCGCGGTCTACCTGCTCACCCGGCCCTGGGCCGACGTCAACTGGGTGGCCTCCTTTTTCGGCACGACGCCGAGCGAGATCGACCGCTACTGCTCGCGGATCCGGGAGCGGGCCGACCAACTCCGCGACGAGGCGAAGGCGCAGGAACTCGAGTAGCGCGGTAGCGCGGTCGACGCTCCTCAAGCGGTTCCCCTTCTCGAGCGCAGTCCGCTCTCGACGTCGTTCTGCAGCCTGCGTCAGCCGCTCGAGAGCGGCGACCGTCACCGATCGGACCGGTTCAACGTAGGTAGAGTTCGAAGCCAGCATTGACGGGTCGTAGCCGTTGATCCACCCTCCCCGTTACAGGGTGCAGTTTCCACCGGTTGTATATCCGTAAATAGCTATCCGTATGGCCATAAACTATTTATTCTACTATTTCTTTCTCGCGATACTATCTACCAGTACAGACATATATTATAAACCGTCTTTTGTTAATTCAGGAATTCTCCACCTGCATGGTCGACTTTACGAGGCGGAAGCTGATGGCATCGTCAGTCGCGGCGGCGATCGGCACCGGCGTCGTCGGCACGGCGACGGCGACGGACGGACCCGACGAACACGACACGCCGCTCGCACCCTACGTCAAGGGAGACATCAAGCGGCTCTCGACGACCGCGTTCGGCGCGGAGGTCACCGGCCCGTTCGTCTTCGACACGGGCGAACTCGTCTACAGCCTCCAGCACCCGGCCGACGACAACCCCGAGCCGTTCAATCAGGGCGGCGTCGGCGTCATCGACGACTTCCAGTTCACGTTTAACGGACGCAGCGACGAGTTCGACGAACTCCCGGCGCCCCGAACCGAAGCGGAGGAGCGTCGCGTGCAGTCGGCCGTCGGCGAGTACCGACTGCTCGTCCAGACCGGCGACGAGATCAACGGCGGCGAGGAGCGGTTCGGCCACCCGCAGACCCCGGACGGCCGCGATCTCGCCGAGATCACCGAGCCGTCCTTCGAAGGCTTCGGCGATCAGGCCGACATGAACTTCTTCGTCCCGAGCGACGACGGGGAGATCGAGGGCTACCTCTTTACCAACAACGAGACGCGACCGGGTGCGATCTCCCGGACGCCGCTCTACCGCGACGAGAGCGGCTCCCTGCAGGCCGACCTCGAGAACGCGATGGAGCTCGAGAACACCGAGGCGTTCCGCGAGATCGGCGGGACGCGAGTCAACTGTTACGGCGACCTGAGCCCGTGGGGGACGCCGCTGTCGGCCGAGGAGGAGTACGGCCACCCCCGCGTCGGCGGGCTCGCGACGGTCGGCGACATCGTCGAACAGGGCAGCGGCGTCGGGCTCCGCGGGAGCAGCGAGTTCTGGAACCGCCCGAACATCCTCGACCTCGAGGGATCGCTCGAGGAGATCTTCGGCGAGGACAGCTGGTACCCGATGGGCCTGCACAACAACCGGAATCTCGAGAAGCTGGCCTACCACATCGGCGTCGACCCCGCCGATCAGGCCG carries:
- a CDS encoding thiol-disulfide oxidoreductase DCC family protein — its product is MSADVPDEAPIVLFDGVCNLCNGFVQFLVPRDTDEQFYFASLQSDVATELLAEHDLPTDDLESIVLIEGDDCYVKSAAVLRIAQLLGGVYALLGPFRYLPRPIRDLAYDLVAANRYRLFGKKEQCMMPTGDVRSRFLE
- the gpmI gene encoding 2,3-bisphosphoglycerate-independent phosphoglycerate mutase — its product is MDAALIVLDGWGLGDDDESTRNAVAAADTPTFDRLAESGAYGSLEVAGRRVGLPDGQMGNSEVGHLNIGAGRVVYQEYTRISDSIADGSFRENDAINTAFDNALANDGKIHFVGLVSDGGVHSDHEHLHALIELAGDRDVEAVTHAITDGRDTSPTGGREYLSTLEDVVDEHGTGHVATVSGRYYAMDRDQNWERTKRAYDAIVEREAEHSAESAVAAVEQSYERDVTDEFVEPTLVEDGPALEDGDSVVWFNFRSDRARQLTRMLADIRPEDWADEFDTSPPDAEVVMMTQYDKTFDLPVAYPPNQPEQVLGEVLADADKTQLRIAESEKYAHVTYFLNGGREVEFDGEIRQIVESPDVPTYDQQPEMSAPEVTDTAIDVIESDDPDVLVLNYANPDMVGHTGDYEAAIEAVEAVDEQLGRLVETLEAYGSHVLITADHGNADDMGTEEDPHTAHTYNDVPLVYLAPDGSDGGRTIRKGGTLADIAPTLLGLIGVDQPPEMTGEPLLE
- a CDS encoding HTTM domain-containing protein translates to MVRSRPSSVARSTLSAVLDRLSIAIQRRVAIDPRALATFRIAIGALLILDLALRARNLGTFYTDAGVLPLRALFSDYSPVYSLHAISGAAWVQATLFAIAGAFALALLLGYRTRLATIVSWLLLLSLHARNPMVLNSGDTLLRMLLFWGVFLPLGQQWSIDARRLERVRDGEDGAADQPEDGDESGVSVPGIVSVPTMAILLQVQLMYLTNAVHKTRSDKWMGGDAVVHIFQADHLTILLGDVLATQHALLELFTYAWMAVILLSPLLLLLTGVWRAAFASVVIGMHLGMATTLQIGLFPLISVGALLLFYPPIVWDTATALATRIGIAAPLRRGLDRLQRTVPRIPLPDTPAVPAATDLPAATRTAIGTAASRGRVLFSTVVPWFLLVLVVLSNAEAVDYAEVPDPGDEVLETVNADQSWRMFAPDPTSTTRWLVAPADLEDGSQVDAFSGGEVDWDRPPSADTLYDTARERKYVSNMRYADNENHRSYFANYLCERWNRSHETDLENVTVYGLTDNAGPYDDEPDIAEYKKIEYDCSGPFIQNE
- a CDS encoding DNA double-strand break repair nuclease NurA; amino-acid sequence: MTLDPVHFDGIARLAGRIDHGADADDRRAFAETVWEEFLDPLVSREGRRIVEPVDERARRLVDCEDVALRDREFPTEHGLDAGTINPTTFKNGLVIDIAQAAMSATPSDLDLHRARTVVATVHSNDETMTVDETWGKFDEGYSRSRAVKIPPLPRFAEGVVHALALYLAESTHARDHADEVEDLLVLDGPLYPRGLLRWADQHPDLADFLLEDPRPTTVLENYVRLVEEFVDRGVPLIGFVKNPATRVITRTLKGKHDADLSVPWADDSALFTRLLERGEYVDDVEGERWERDTSALTYTNWFRSRGGVDQALSADGDALGVERHRSLEDYEVTFFVVYDPRDDLIYRVEAPYAFTRDPETREALTMQVLQDVAVAHGPPTIVEKADELARISRSEKRSLRESFETAFDTSQDRTYDDHRWNGDGDGDAAAGY